The Pirellulimonas nuda genome includes a region encoding these proteins:
- a CDS encoding helix-turn-helix domain-containing protein, with protein MGAVRFTEEDIERLAYERFHHPHPRVQRKLEGVLLKAKGFLVRDICDVVGCCPNTLRSWLRDFEAGGVDGLTRWDSGGKACELDPYTDAICDHLNEHPPHTIAEAAGAIEQLTGVRRCQTQVGEYLKRVGFKRLKTGSLPAKADPAAQAAFKKASCCPA; from the coding sequence ATGGGCGCGGTCAGGTTCACCGAGGAAGACATTGAGCGGCTTGCGTACGAGCGTTTCCACCACCCGCACCCTCGGGTGCAGCGGAAGCTCGAGGGGGTGCTGCTCAAGGCCAAGGGATTCTTGGTGCGGGACATCTGCGACGTGGTCGGCTGCTGCCCCAACACACTGCGTAGTTGGCTGCGGGACTTCGAGGCGGGTGGCGTCGATGGACTCACGCGGTGGGACTCGGGAGGCAAGGCCTGCGAGCTCGACCCGTACACCGACGCGATCTGCGACCACCTCAACGAGCACCCACCCCACACCATCGCCGAAGCGGCGGGCGCGATCGAGCAGCTTACCGGCGTGCGACGATGCCAGACGCAGGTGGGCGAGTACCTCAAGCGGGTCGGCTTCAAGCGGCTCAAGACCGGCTCGCTCCCCGCGAAGGCGGACCCGGCGGCGCAGGCCGCTTTCAAAAAAGCGAGCTGCTGCCCCGCCTGA
- the rpsO gene encoding 30S ribosomal protein S15, whose translation MSLTRERKQELVGEFGQEATDTGSPQVQIALLTNRISQMTAHMGLHKKDYASRRGLLRMVSRRRRHLDYVKRTDPQLYLDLLARLNIRK comes from the coding sequence ATGTCGTTGACACGAGAACGTAAGCAAGAGCTGGTTGGAGAGTTTGGCCAAGAGGCGACCGATACCGGTTCGCCCCAAGTCCAGATCGCGCTGCTGACCAACCGCATCAGCCAGATGACCGCGCACATGGGCCTCCACAAGAAGGACTACGCCAGCCGGCGTGGCCTGCTGCGGATGGTGAGCCGTCGGCGTCGTCACCTGGACTACGTCAAGCGCACCGACCCGCAGCTCTACCTCGACCTGCTGGCCCGTCTGAACATCCGGAAGTAG
- a CDS encoding two-component system sensor histidine kinase NtrB produces MPDRTEPPTESTDAAVKRLLDQYTEIARLAGGLAHEIKNPLSTIRLNMQLLAEELEGLPPAAERRATKRMEAVQRECQRLHDLLDDFLNYAKVRRFDLKPVDLNREIQLTLEFFEPEAQQAGVEIITYFDAELPAVRLDREAFRGALLNLLINAKQAMPDGGQLVVQTRPYGTTAAVYLTDNGVGMDDRTAAQMFETFFSTKPGGSGLGLPTAAKIIEAHGGAIAVETELGRGTRFTIELPGVARIGGGGVMSDE; encoded by the coding sequence ATGCCCGATCGCACCGAACCGCCAACGGAGTCCACCGACGCGGCCGTGAAGCGGCTGCTGGACCAGTACACAGAGATCGCCCGGCTGGCCGGGGGGCTGGCGCACGAGATCAAGAACCCCCTCTCCACCATCCGGCTCAACATGCAGTTGTTGGCCGAAGAGCTGGAAGGGCTCCCCCCGGCGGCCGAGCGGCGGGCGACCAAGCGGATGGAGGCGGTCCAGCGCGAGTGTCAGCGGCTGCACGACCTGCTGGACGACTTTCTGAACTACGCCAAGGTGCGTCGCTTCGACCTCAAGCCGGTCGATCTCAACCGAGAGATCCAGCTGACGCTCGAGTTCTTCGAGCCCGAGGCGCAGCAGGCCGGCGTCGAGATCATCACCTACTTCGACGCCGAGCTCCCCGCGGTGCGGCTGGACCGCGAAGCGTTCCGCGGCGCGTTGTTGAACCTGCTGATCAACGCCAAGCAGGCGATGCCCGACGGCGGGCAACTGGTGGTTCAGACCCGCCCCTACGGCACAACCGCCGCGGTCTACCTCACCGACAACGGCGTCGGCATGGACGACCGCACCGCGGCGCAGATGTTCGAGACCTTCTTCAGCACCAAGCCGGGCGGCAGCGGGCTGGGGCTGCCGACCGCGGCCAAGATCATCGAGGCCCACGGCGGCGCGATCGCCGTGGAGACCGAGCTGGGCCGCGGGACCCGGTTCACGATCGAGCTGCCGGGGGTGGCGCGGATAGGAGGAGGCGGAGTGATGAGTGATGAGTGA
- a CDS encoding polyribonucleotide nucleotidyltransferase: MLNRIRVEREIGHGTLSIETGALAKQAAGAVMVQYGDTVVLVASASGPSRPGIDFFPLTCDYRERHAAAGKFPGGFLKREGRPTTKETLTSRLMDRPIRPLFPEGYNDEVQIQASVLSSDRQNDGDVLAMNGASAALTISPLPFQGPIASVRMGLVDGKFVPFPTAEELESSELDLILSGSKDAVLMIEGFSREMPEDRMAEAIMEAHRVVGVLCEMQEELASKVSVQKMDYKAPTPDGLKDKLAGAFHDKLKNAVRTHGKADRAEAVRGVKEEAMASLIPDPTAEGAFTKESFGKEFHDLKAAVVRECILDGERPDGRDSKTLRPIVCEVDLLPRVHGSALFQRGETQALITIALGTGRDEQRVDGLLEEYSKHFMLDYNFPSFSVGEVRPIRGPGRREIGHGMLAERSVGPVLPDHDAFPYTIRVISDILESNGSSSMASVCGATLGLMAAGVPITNPVAGISVGLVKEGDRYVLLTDILGDEDHYGDMDFKIAGTQNGITGIQLDLKINGISEEIIRATLAQSREARIEILKAMLQGIARPRSSTAPTAPRLVRTSIDPQKIGLLIGPGGKNIRGIQEDCGVTIDVEEDGTVTIAGPDEETVKAGLARVEALTASVQVGRIYHGRVTSVKDFGAFVEILPGKDGLCHISELSNEYVGSVGDICKVGDSMSVKVIAVDEQDRVKLSRRAAMADEAGEAETVESEA, from the coding sequence ATGTTGAATCGAATCCGAGTTGAGCGAGAGATCGGCCACGGCACCCTGTCCATCGAGACCGGCGCTCTAGCCAAACAAGCCGCGGGCGCCGTCATGGTGCAGTATGGCGACACCGTTGTGCTGGTGGCGTCGGCAAGCGGCCCTTCCCGACCCGGGATCGACTTCTTCCCGCTGACCTGCGACTACCGCGAGCGGCACGCCGCGGCGGGCAAGTTCCCCGGCGGCTTCCTCAAGCGCGAAGGCCGGCCGACCACCAAAGAGACGCTCACCAGCCGGCTGATGGACCGCCCCATCCGGCCGCTGTTCCCCGAAGGCTACAACGACGAGGTGCAGATCCAGGCCTCGGTGCTTTCGAGCGACCGGCAGAACGACGGCGATGTGCTGGCAATGAACGGCGCCTCGGCCGCGCTCACCATCAGCCCCCTCCCCTTCCAGGGTCCGATCGCCTCGGTCCGGATGGGTTTGGTCGATGGAAAGTTCGTCCCCTTCCCCACCGCCGAGGAGCTGGAGTCGAGTGAACTCGACCTGATCCTCTCCGGCTCGAAGGACGCCGTGCTGATGATCGAGGGCTTCAGCCGCGAGATGCCCGAAGACCGCATGGCCGAAGCGATCATGGAGGCCCACCGTGTGGTTGGGGTCCTTTGTGAGATGCAGGAAGAGCTGGCGTCGAAGGTCTCGGTCCAAAAGATGGACTACAAGGCACCGACCCCCGATGGCTTGAAAGACAAGCTGGCCGGGGCGTTCCACGACAAGCTCAAGAACGCCGTCCGCACCCACGGCAAGGCCGACCGGGCCGAGGCCGTACGCGGAGTGAAGGAAGAAGCGATGGCGTCGCTGATCCCGGACCCCACGGCCGAGGGCGCCTTCACCAAGGAATCGTTCGGCAAGGAGTTCCACGACCTCAAGGCGGCCGTGGTGCGTGAGTGCATCCTGGACGGCGAGCGTCCCGACGGTCGCGACTCCAAGACCCTCCGCCCGATCGTGTGCGAGGTCGACCTGCTCCCCCGCGTGCACGGATCGGCCCTGTTCCAGCGTGGCGAGACTCAGGCGCTGATCACCATCGCCCTGGGAACCGGCCGCGACGAGCAGCGCGTCGATGGCCTGCTGGAGGAGTACAGCAAGCACTTCATGCTGGACTACAACTTCCCGTCGTTCAGCGTCGGCGAGGTGCGTCCGATCCGCGGCCCGGGCCGGCGAGAGATCGGCCACGGCATGCTGGCCGAGCGTAGCGTCGGCCCCGTGCTGCCGGACCACGACGCGTTCCCCTACACCATCCGCGTGATCAGCGACATCCTGGAGTCGAACGGCTCGAGCAGCATGGCGAGCGTCTGCGGCGCCACGCTGGGCCTGATGGCCGCCGGCGTGCCGATCACCAACCCGGTGGCGGGCATCTCGGTCGGTTTGGTCAAGGAGGGAGACCGGTACGTGCTGTTGACCGACATCCTCGGCGACGAGGACCACTACGGCGACATGGACTTCAAGATCGCCGGCACGCAGAACGGAATCACCGGCATCCAGCTCGACCTGAAGATCAACGGCATTAGCGAGGAGATCATCCGCGCCACGCTGGCCCAGAGCCGCGAGGCCCGGATCGAGATCCTCAAGGCGATGCTGCAAGGGATCGCCCGGCCGCGCAGCAGCACGGCGCCCACGGCGCCGCGACTGGTCCGCACGTCGATCGACCCGCAGAAGATTGGCCTGCTGATCGGCCCCGGCGGCAAGAACATCCGCGGCATCCAAGAGGATTGCGGCGTGACGATCGACGTCGAGGAAGACGGCACCGTGACCATCGCCGGCCCGGACGAGGAGACCGTCAAGGCGGGCCTGGCGCGTGTCGAGGCGCTGACCGCCAGCGTGCAGGTGGGACGCATCTACCACGGCCGTGTGACCAGCGTGAAGGACTTCGGCGCGTTTGTTGAGATCCTCCCCGGCAAGGACGGGCTGTGCCACATCAGCGAGCTCTCCAACGAATACGTCGGCAGCGTCGGCGATATCTGCAAGGTAGGAGACTCGATGAGCGTCAAGGTGATCGCCGTCGACGAGCAGGACCGCGTGAAGCTGAGCCGCCGCGCCGCCATGGCGGACGAGGCGGGCGAGGCCGAGACGGTTGAGTCCGAGGCCTAG
- a CDS encoding DUF2167 domain-containing protein, with translation MSKDSLFRTPHLLFLAGLLLVVAPAGLYAQQDADSGEDEQGFEQLSPEQIDALMTEKLGLQWQQGPTESKIGSQAQIKVPAGYRFLDSSGSQNLLEAFGNIADDEDLGLISPQGTTDWFVVFSFDNVGYVKDDEKGNIDKAALLEQFRESSKIGNDQRRSMGLPPLNFVGWAVEPYYNDEANSLEWGLKYESEGDGVVNYFTKRLGRRGVMNCNLVVDPEDLDSVLPKFRSALAGFEFASGEKYAEFKAGDKVAEYGLTALVAGGALAIAAKSGLLAKFWKLIVLGVVGAGALLKKLFGGGSKSTTA, from the coding sequence ATGTCTAAAGATTCCCTGTTCCGCACCCCGCATCTCCTATTCCTGGCGGGCTTGCTGCTCGTTGTGGCGCCGGCAGGCCTGTACGCGCAGCAGGACGCCGATTCGGGCGAAGACGAGCAGGGCTTCGAGCAATTGTCGCCCGAGCAGATCGACGCACTGATGACCGAGAAGCTGGGCCTTCAATGGCAGCAGGGCCCGACCGAGTCGAAGATCGGCTCGCAGGCGCAGATTAAGGTCCCTGCGGGTTACCGTTTTCTGGATAGCTCGGGCAGCCAGAACCTGCTGGAAGCATTCGGGAACATCGCGGACGACGAGGACCTCGGCCTGATCAGCCCCCAAGGGACGACCGATTGGTTTGTCGTGTTCTCGTTCGACAACGTTGGCTACGTGAAGGACGACGAGAAGGGGAACATCGACAAAGCCGCTCTGCTGGAGCAGTTCCGCGAGAGCTCGAAGATCGGCAACGATCAGCGCAGGTCCATGGGCCTGCCGCCGCTGAACTTTGTCGGCTGGGCGGTCGAGCCCTACTACAACGACGAGGCCAACAGCCTCGAATGGGGCCTGAAGTACGAGTCGGAAGGGGACGGGGTGGTCAACTACTTCACGAAGCGGCTCGGCAGGCGCGGGGTGATGAACTGCAACCTAGTGGTCGACCCGGAAGACCTCGACTCGGTGCTGCCCAAGTTCCGCAGCGCGCTAGCGGGCTTCGAGTTCGCGTCCGGAGAGAAGTACGCCGAGTTCAAGGCGGGCGACAAGGTGGCCGAGTACGGGTTGACCGCGCTGGTGGCGGGCGGGGCCCTGGCCATCGCCGCCAAGAGCGGCCTGCTGGCCAAGTTTTGGAAGCTGATCGTGCTTGGCGTGGTGGGCGCCGGCGCCTTACTCAAGAAGCTATTTGGCGGCGGAAGCAAATCAACGACCGCCTAG
- the mutL gene encoding DNA mismatch repair endonuclease MutL, producing the protein MPTIRALPSSVVNKIAAGEVIERPASVVKELLENAVDAGATRVDVAIERGGVDLIRISDNGCGIAADELPLAVTNHATSKIASADDLFRVGTLGFRGEALASIAEVSRFVMRSRTADAASGAELRVHGGVAEGVAPAGCPVGTTIEVRDLFYNVPVRQKFLRTPGTEIGHITEAMSRIALAAPQTHFTLSHNGRVVHDLPGLPTSELPHWRERIGRLFGDEIAAALVPVESENQGVRLAGFVAGPHESRSNNRLQYLLLNGRAIRDRSLQHALGEAYRGLLLTGRYPICFLRLDMPPELVDVNVHPTKLEVRFQDGGRLYSQLLGTIRTKFLSTDLKAPGTDGGDLPAAGGFRPFPQLGGSAGPGAGAPEADASELVNWAKRELSQQRFDQPAEPRPMPPGEPLVLHRFRNQPPEGAAPHGPDGTSDSGPAAPMDGQIDGRIDGRIDAAHNQPTGAPHVGAAKAIQLHNRYLIVESQAGMEVIDQHALHERILYEQLRAKVLGGALETQRLLVPEPVDFTPAEAAAALENRALLAQLGVAVDPFGGDTVLVSSYPAMLANLPPAEVLRDLVERLISGGRAPDARDLLDELLHTISCKAAVKYGDRLSAEEVDALLAHRHLTENHHHCPHGRPTALVFTCDDLDRRFQRI; encoded by the coding sequence ATGCCCACCATCCGCGCGCTGCCGTCGTCGGTGGTCAATAAAATCGCCGCCGGCGAGGTGATCGAACGGCCGGCGAGCGTCGTGAAGGAGCTGCTGGAGAACGCCGTAGACGCCGGCGCCACTCGGGTCGACGTAGCGATCGAGCGCGGCGGGGTCGACCTGATCCGCATCAGCGACAACGGCTGCGGCATCGCGGCCGACGAGCTTCCGCTGGCGGTCACGAACCACGCGACCAGCAAGATCGCCTCAGCGGACGACTTGTTCCGCGTCGGCACCCTCGGGTTCCGCGGCGAGGCGCTGGCGTCGATCGCCGAGGTGAGCCGGTTCGTCATGCGTAGCCGCACGGCCGATGCGGCCTCGGGCGCCGAGCTGCGCGTCCACGGCGGCGTGGCCGAGGGGGTCGCCCCCGCCGGCTGCCCGGTCGGCACGACGATCGAGGTCCGAGACCTGTTCTACAACGTCCCGGTGCGGCAGAAGTTCCTCCGCACGCCCGGCACAGAGATCGGCCACATCACCGAGGCGATGAGCCGCATCGCGTTGGCGGCGCCCCAGACCCACTTCACGCTTAGCCACAACGGGCGGGTGGTGCACGACCTGCCGGGGCTGCCAACCAGCGAGCTCCCCCACTGGCGTGAACGCATCGGCCGGTTGTTTGGGGACGAGATCGCCGCGGCGCTGGTGCCGGTGGAGAGCGAGAACCAGGGGGTCCGGCTGGCGGGCTTCGTCGCGGGCCCGCACGAGAGCCGGTCGAACAACCGCCTGCAGTACCTGCTGCTCAACGGCCGGGCGATCCGCGATCGATCGCTCCAGCACGCCCTGGGCGAGGCGTACCGCGGGCTGCTGCTGACCGGGCGTTACCCGATCTGCTTCCTGAGGCTCGACATGCCGCCGGAGCTGGTCGACGTGAACGTGCACCCCACCAAGCTGGAGGTGCGTTTCCAAGACGGCGGGCGGCTCTACAGCCAGCTCCTGGGGACGATCCGCACGAAGTTCCTCTCGACCGACCTCAAAGCGCCCGGGACCGACGGGGGCGACCTGCCCGCGGCCGGCGGGTTCCGGCCCTTCCCGCAGCTCGGCGGTTCGGCCGGCCCGGGCGCCGGCGCCCCCGAGGCGGACGCCAGCGAGCTGGTCAACTGGGCCAAGCGTGAGTTGTCGCAGCAACGCTTCGACCAGCCGGCCGAGCCCCGCCCCATGCCGCCGGGCGAGCCGCTGGTGCTGCACCGGTTCCGCAACCAGCCGCCGGAGGGCGCCGCGCCTCACGGCCCGGACGGCACTTCAGACTCGGGTCCAGCCGCTCCGATGGACGGGCAGATCGACGGGAGGATCGACGGGAGGATCGACGCGGCCCACAACCAACCAACCGGCGCCCCACACGTCGGCGCCGCCAAGGCCATCCAGCTCCACAACCGCTACTTGATTGTTGAGAGCCAGGCGGGGATGGAGGTGATCGATCAGCACGCGCTGCACGAGCGGATCTTGTACGAGCAGCTCCGAGCCAAGGTTTTGGGGGGCGCGCTCGAAACGCAGCGGCTGCTGGTCCCCGAGCCTGTAGACTTCACGCCGGCCGAGGCGGCCGCCGCGCTCGAGAACCGCGCGTTGTTGGCCCAGCTCGGCGTGGCGGTCGATCCGTTCGGGGGGGACACCGTGCTGGTCTCCAGCTACCCCGCGATGCTGGCAAACCTGCCCCCCGCCGAGGTGCTGCGCGACCTGGTCGAGCGGCTCATCTCCGGCGGCCGCGCGCCCGACGCCCGCGACCTGCTCGACGAGCTGCTGCACACCATCAGTTGCAAGGCGGCCGTGAAATACGGCGACCGGCTGTCGGCCGAGGAGGTAGACGCCCTCCTGGCGCACCGGCACCTCACCGAAAACCACCACCATTGCCCCCACGGCCGGCCCACGGCCCTGGTGTTCACCTGCGACGACCTCGACCGGCGGTTCCAGCGGATCTAG
- a CDS encoding sigma-54-dependent transcriptional regulator, with the protein MASSTTATTGPPIQVLVVDNDPAHAEAMADSLSRVGYQCVVAGSGPEGVEQLERGGFEIVVSDLKMPGVGGLELLEKSKELLPDAQVVLVTGHGTVESAVEAMRQGAFNYLLKPLDLKQLRAVVDNAARSQHLRRANTELARRLDEKFGFESIIGNSQPVRELIDRLRRIAPTDATVLIQGETGTGKELVAQAIHQNSPRKNRPFVGLNCAALSENILESELFGHIRGAFTDAAHDRVGKFEYADGGTLFLDEVGDMPLPTQIKLLRVLESGEITRVGSNEPVRVNVRILSATNRDLETAIAAGAFREDLYHRLKVISVRLPRLVERREDIPLLIDYFVRMHATRHKKQVKSVSAAARRRLLAYEWPGNVRQLKNAIESMVVVDYDGVLDLDDLPPDLAPKQEADGSPMDSGASMAELVGKSMSDLEALFIGETLKVTAGNREEAAKMLGIGERTLYRKIKEYGLN; encoded by the coding sequence ATGGCTTCTTCGACTACCGCTACGACCGGGCCGCCGATCCAGGTTCTGGTCGTCGACAACGACCCGGCCCACGCCGAGGCGATGGCGGACAGCCTGAGCCGGGTAGGGTACCAATGCGTGGTGGCGGGCTCCGGGCCCGAAGGGGTTGAGCAGTTGGAGCGGGGCGGCTTCGAGATCGTGGTCAGCGACCTCAAGATGCCCGGCGTCGGCGGGCTGGAGCTGCTGGAGAAGAGCAAGGAGCTGCTCCCCGACGCGCAGGTCGTGCTGGTCACCGGTCACGGGACCGTAGAGTCGGCCGTCGAAGCGATGCGGCAGGGGGCCTTCAACTACCTGCTCAAGCCGCTCGACCTCAAGCAGCTGAGGGCGGTGGTGGACAACGCGGCCCGCAGCCAGCACCTACGCCGCGCCAACACAGAGCTCGCCCGCAGGCTCGACGAGAAGTTTGGTTTCGAGAGCATCATCGGCAACAGCCAGCCGGTGCGTGAGCTGATCGACCGCCTCAGGCGGATCGCCCCGACCGACGCCACGGTGCTGATCCAGGGCGAGACCGGCACGGGCAAAGAACTGGTCGCCCAGGCGATCCACCAGAACAGCCCCCGCAAGAACCGGCCGTTCGTGGGGCTCAACTGCGCCGCCCTCAGCGAGAACATCCTCGAAAGCGAGCTGTTCGGCCACATCCGCGGCGCCTTCACGGACGCCGCGCACGACCGGGTCGGGAAGTTCGAGTACGCCGACGGCGGCACGTTGTTCCTGGACGAAGTAGGCGACATGCCGCTGCCGACGCAGATCAAGCTGCTGCGGGTGCTCGAGAGCGGGGAGATCACCCGCGTGGGGTCGAACGAACCGGTCCGCGTGAACGTGCGGATCTTGTCCGCCACGAACCGCGACCTAGAGACGGCCATCGCCGCCGGGGCCTTCCGCGAAGACCTCTACCACCGCTTGAAGGTGATCTCGGTGCGTCTGCCGAGGCTGGTGGAGCGTCGCGAAGACATCCCGCTGTTGATCGACTACTTCGTCCGCATGCACGCCACGCGCCACAAGAAGCAGGTGAAGAGCGTTTCCGCCGCGGCCCGGCGCCGGCTGCTGGCCTACGAATGGCCCGGCAACGTGCGGCAGCTCAAGAACGCGATCGAGAGCATGGTGGTGGTAGACTACGACGGGGTGCTCGACCTGGACGACCTGCCGCCGGACCTCGCCCCCAAGCAAGAGGCGGACGGCTCGCCGATGGATTCAGGCGCCAGCATGGCAGAGCTTGTGGGCAAGAGCATGAGCGACCTCGAAGCGCTGTTCATCGGCGAGACGCTCAAGGTGACCGCCGGCAACCGGGAAGAGGCCGCCAAGATGCTGGGCATCGGCGAGCGGACGTTGTACCGGAAGATCAAAGAGTACGGACTGAACTGA
- the aroE gene encoding shikimate dehydrogenase encodes MICVSIGRSRHKHMLLEHRDLVSRGAKLVELRLDYLSSRVNLPRLLAERPSPVVVTCRREQDGGKFTGTEEQRLMVLREAIVAGADYVDLEEDIAGDVRRYGKTKRVVSYHNFRNTPDDLNEIAGRLAALDADIVKLATMANRPHDNVRMLEMVSASKLPTVGMCMGDIGTPSRILCARAGAPFTYATFHHERALAPGQLSFQQMQDTYRYESIGQKTAVYGVIADPVAHSLSPQIHNAAFGERGVDAVYVPFRVPADDLKQFFEDVPKLGVRGLSVTIPHKEAIAAFLKKVDPAVKGISAVNTVVWRDGEPVGYNTDYKAAMDSLEQSFGPLGQQPSPLAGKRVLVLGAGGVCRAVLYGLQKRGAKTTIASRTRDRANELAAAFGARAVDWNARHNGDYDILVNGTPIGMHPNVDESPFLRSYLTPHMTVFDTVYNPESTLLIKEARDHGCKIVTGVEMFIRQAALQFFLFTGQEAPTDVMRDTLKRIIGPVKY; translated from the coding sequence ATGATCTGCGTTTCTATCGGCCGGAGTCGGCACAAACACATGCTGCTGGAGCACCGCGACCTGGTCAGCCGGGGCGCGAAGCTGGTAGAGCTGCGGCTCGACTACCTTTCGAGCCGGGTGAACCTGCCGCGGCTGCTGGCGGAGCGGCCCTCCCCGGTGGTGGTCACGTGCCGGCGCGAGCAGGACGGCGGGAAGTTCACCGGCACCGAGGAGCAGCGGTTGATGGTGCTCCGCGAGGCGATCGTGGCCGGCGCCGACTACGTTGACTTGGAAGAAGACATCGCCGGCGACGTGCGCCGCTACGGCAAGACCAAGCGCGTGGTCAGCTACCACAACTTCCGCAATACGCCTGACGACCTCAACGAGATCGCCGGGCGCCTGGCGGCGCTCGACGCAGACATCGTCAAGCTGGCCACCATGGCCAACCGCCCGCACGACAACGTGCGGATGCTAGAGATGGTCTCCGCCAGCAAGCTGCCGACCGTGGGCATGTGCATGGGCGACATCGGCACGCCGTCGCGCATCTTGTGCGCCCGGGCCGGGGCGCCCTTCACCTACGCCACGTTCCACCACGAGCGGGCGCTGGCGCCGGGGCAGCTCAGCTTCCAGCAGATGCAGGACACCTACCGCTACGAATCGATCGGCCAGAAGACAGCCGTGTACGGCGTGATCGCCGACCCGGTCGCCCACAGCCTGAGCCCACAGATCCACAACGCGGCCTTCGGCGAGCGCGGCGTCGACGCGGTGTACGTCCCGTTCCGCGTGCCGGCAGACGACTTGAAGCAGTTCTTCGAGGACGTCCCCAAGCTGGGCGTCCGCGGCCTGAGCGTCACGATCCCCCACAAAGAGGCGATCGCCGCGTTCCTCAAGAAGGTCGACCCCGCGGTCAAGGGCATCTCCGCGGTCAACACCGTGGTGTGGCGCGACGGCGAGCCGGTGGGCTACAACACCGACTACAAGGCGGCGATGGACTCCCTGGAGCAGAGCTTCGGACCGCTGGGCCAGCAGCCGAGCCCCCTCGCCGGCAAGCGGGTGCTGGTGCTGGGCGCGGGGGGGGTGTGCCGGGCGGTGCTGTACGGCCTGCAGAAGCGGGGCGCCAAGACCACCATCGCCAGCCGCACGCGCGACCGCGCCAACGAGCTCGCCGCGGCGTTCGGCGCCCGGGCGGTCGACTGGAACGCCCGCCACAACGGCGACTACGACATCCTGGTCAACGGCACGCCCATCGGCATGCACCCCAACGTCGACGAATCGCCCTTCCTGCGCTCGTACCTCACGCCGCACATGACGGTGTTCGACACGGTCTACAACCCGGAGTCGACGCTGCTGATCAAAGAGGCCCGCGACCACGGCTGCAAGATCGTCACCGGCGTCGAGATGTTCATCCGCCAAGCGGCGCTGCAGTTCTTCTTGTTCACGGGTCAGGAGGCGCCGACCGACGTGATGCGCGACACGCTCAAGCGGATCATCGGGCCGGTGAAGTACTAG
- a CDS encoding IS630 family transposase, with amino-acid sequence MKEADAGERHVYFVDASHFVYGAFLGYVWSAVRRFVPTGSGRQRLNVLGAVSYGTGRMVTVINRGSIGAEQVIELLRAIKRRSRKPVTLVLDNASYHRAKAVRALAGQLGVELLFLPPYSPNLNLIERVWKLVKKLALNARTLPDFEAFAESVTTTVGELETKHQNQLLSLLTPNFQDFTEAQLSAV; translated from the coding sequence CTGAAGGAAGCCGACGCCGGCGAGCGTCACGTCTACTTCGTCGATGCATCGCACTTCGTCTACGGGGCGTTCCTCGGCTACGTGTGGAGCGCGGTGCGGCGGTTCGTCCCCACCGGCTCCGGCCGTCAGAGGCTGAACGTGCTCGGCGCGGTCAGCTACGGCACGGGCCGCATGGTCACGGTCATCAACCGCGGCTCGATCGGCGCCGAGCAGGTCATCGAGCTGCTGCGGGCGATCAAGCGGCGCAGCCGCAAGCCGGTCACGCTCGTGCTGGACAACGCGTCGTACCACCGGGCCAAGGCGGTTCGTGCGCTGGCCGGGCAGCTCGGCGTTGAGCTGCTGTTCCTGCCCCCCTACTCGCCCAACCTGAACCTCATCGAGAGGGTGTGGAAGCTCGTCAAGAAACTCGCGCTCAACGCACGCACCCTCCCGGACTTCGAGGCCTTCGCCGAGTCGGTCACCACTACCGTGGGTGAACTTGAAACCAAGCATCAAAACCAACTCCTCTCCTTGCTTACACCCAACTTCCAAGACTTCACCGAGGCTCAGCTTTCAGCCGTTTAA